A segment of the Gemmatimonadales bacterium genome:
GCTGTACTCGCCCAGGGAGTGTCCCGCCGCGCCGGCCACCCGACCTGCCAGCTTCGGCCCGGCCACGGCCCACACCGCCGCCGTGTGCGCCAGGATCGCGGGCTGCGCATGGTCGGTGCGGGTCAGCAGGTCCTCCGGGCCCTCCCACATCACGGCCGAGAGCCGGAAGCCCAGCGCCTCGTCCACCGCCTCCAGCGCCGACCGCGCCTCGGGGAACGCGTCCGCGAGGTCCTTCGACATCCCGACGCGCTGCGAGCCTTGCCCCGGACAGAGCAGGGCCGCGGCGGCCCTCGGCCCGGGGCTAGACCGAGTGGGCGGCGCGACAGAGGCCTCCGACGCAGGTGAACGCGCGCCCGGCGCCTTCACCACTTCAGGACCACCGCGCCCCAGGTGAAGCCCGCTCCGAACGTCACCAGCAGCGTGATCATCCCCGGCTGGAGCCGCCCGCACCGCCGGGCCTCGTCCAGCGCCAGGGGGATGGACGCCGAGCTGGTGTTGCCGTAGCGGTCCACGTTCACGTACACGCGCTCCATCGGGATGCCGGCATGGCTCGCGGTGGCCTCGATGATCCGGATGTTCGCCTGGTGCGGCACCAGCAGGTCCACCTGGGCGCCGGTGACGCCGGCGCGCTCCAGCGCCTTGCTGGCCGCGTCCGCCATCGCGCGCACCGCCGCCTTGAACACCTCGCGGCCGGCCATCTTGAGGTAGTAGCTCCGGTCCTTGAGCAGCGCCTCGTCGGGTGGGTGGAGCGCCCCGCCGCCCGGACGGTGCAGCAGGTCGCCCAGCGTCCCGTCGCTCATCAGATAGGTCGAGAGGATGCCGCGCGAGCCGTCGCCCCGGGTCAGCACCACGGCCCCGGCCGCGTCGCCGAACAGCACCGCCGTGGAGCGGTCGGTGTAGTCCGTGATCGCGCTCAGCTTCTCGGTGCCGATCACCAGCGCCCGCTGGGCGCGCCCCGCGATCAGCATCGATTCGGCCACCACCAGCGCGTAGATCCACCCGGGGCACGCCGCGCCGACGTCGAACGCCGTGGCGTTCCGGGCGCCCAGCAGCGCCTGGACGTCGCACGCCGTCGAGGGCAGCAGGCGGTCGGGCGTCGCCGTCGCCGCCACCAGCAGGTCCACGTCGAGCGGGCCCAGGCCGGCCTCCTCCAGGGCCTTCAGGCTCGCCTTCTGCGCCATCCCCGCGGTGGTGTCGTCCGGACCCGCGATGTGGCGCTCCCGGATCCCGGTGCGCTCGCGGATCCAGGTGTCCGAGGTCTCGAGCATCCGCTCGAAGTCGGCGTTGGTCAGCACCTTGGGCGGCACGTAGGAGCCCAGGCCGGCGAAGGCGAATTCGGGTCGGTTCACGTCGCCGGTCCGGTCACGGCGAACTCGCGGGCCATGTGCTGCACGAGCTGGTGCTGCGCGGCGTCCACCGCCAGGCGGATGGCGTGGCGGATGGCGTTGGCCGTGGAGCGGCCGTGGCAGATGATCGAGACGCCCCGCACGCCGAGCAGCGGGGCCCCGCCGTACTCCGAGTAGTCCAGTGCGCGCCAGATCCGCGACATCGCCTCCCCCGCCACCGCCTCGGCGCCCAGCTCGCGCTCCGCGAGCGCGTGGAACAGGCGCCCCAGCGATTCGTAGAACTTGAGCAGCACGTTGCCCACGAAACCATCGCACACCACCACGTCGAAGTCGCCCTGCTCCGAGCGGCCGAGCAGGATGTGCCGGCCCTCCACGTTCCCGATGAACGGCAGGCCGCTCGCCCGGAGGAGCCCGTACGCCTCCTTGGCGGCCGCGCTGCCCTTCTCCTCCTCCTCGCCGATGTTGAGCAGTCCCACCGCCGGGTTCGTGCGGCCCATGACGTCCCGCGCGTACAGCACGCCCAAGTGCGCGAAGCCCACCAGCTCCGCGGCCGTGCAGTCCACGTTCGCCCCGGCGTCCAGCACCAGGACCGACTGCCGGCTGGTGGGGAACGTGGTCCCGATGGCGGGCCGCCCAAACCCGTCGTACAGGCCGAGGATCAGGGTCGAACCCGCCATCACCGCGCCGGTATTGCCGGCGCTGATGAAGGCATCGGACTGGGCGGTCTTCTGCAGGCCAATGCCTAACACGATGGAGGAATTACGCTTGGACTTGATCGCGTGAAGTGGTTTCTCGCCCATCGCGATGGTCTCGGGAGCGTCGATGACCTGGAGGCGGTCGCGGTCCACCGCGTGCCGCTCCAGCTCCCGCTCCACGAGCCGCTGCTGGCCCACGAGCTGGACCGTGACGTCGTCCGGCAGCTCGCCGAGGGCGAGGGCGGCCCCGGCGACCGGCACGGCCGGGGCGTGGTCGCCCCCCATCGCGTCGATGGCGATCCGGATCACTCGTCCTCGATCTCGATCCGCCTCTCGCCCTTGTAGTAGCCGCAGTTGGGGCACACGCGGTGCGGGATGCGCATCTCGCCGCACTTCGGGCAAGGAGAGAGCGTCGGGGCCTGGGCCTTGAAGTGCGTACGGCGCATCCGCTTCTTGGACTTCGATGTCCTTCGCTTCGGGACAGCCATGCTTCATTCCCCTCGAGGTAACTTCGTGAGCGCTTCCCACCGCGGGTCCATCTCGGTGCTGCAGCCGCACGGGCCGGCGTTCAGATCGGCGCCGCAGCGCTTGCACAAGCCGCGACAGTCCTCGCGGCACTCGACGAACTGCGGGGCGGCCAGCAGCAACTCCTCCCGCACGGCCTCGGAGAGGTCCAGGACGGCCGAGCGCCGGGGCACGAGGTAGCAGTCGTCTTCGTCGGCGGCGTCTTCCTCGGTCACGAACACCAGGCCGAGCGATTCTGATATCGGGACGTCCACGGGCGTCAGGCAGCGGCGGCACTCCGCCCTGACCACGGTCTCGATCGACGCCTGCAAGTAGAACCTGCCCTCACCGGCGCTGCTGAGCCGGCCGGCCACGGCGAGGGGGGTTGCGAGCGCCAGGCCGGTGGCCGCCACGAGCGGGTCGTCCGGGGCGATCCGGTCGGCGACGGCGACCGGGCCCTCGCGCACCGCCGCGAGGTCGATACGCAACATGGCCGGTGAAGCTAACTCCTTGTCAGACTTGGGTCAACGATGCGGCAGACCAGCGCGAGGCCTCACCCCAAGTCCAAGTCGGAGAAGAAGAAGGCCACCTCGCGGGCGGCGTTCTCGGGGCTGTCGGAGGCGTGGATCGCGTTGCGCTCCTTGGATTCGGCGTAGAGCGCGCGGACCGTGCCCGCCGCGGCCTCCCTGGGGTCGGTGGCGCCGATCACCTCGCGGAGCTTCGCCACGGCATCGTCGCGCTCGAGGGCGAGCGGCAGGCACGGCCCCGAGGTCATGAACGTGACGAGCGGCCGGAAGAACGGCCGCTCGCGGTGGACGGCGTAGAACGACTCGGCCTGCGGCACGGCGAGGCGCACCAGGCGCGCGGCGCGGATCCGGAAGCCGGCGGCTTCCAGGTGGGCGAGGACCTTCCCCGCCTTGCCCGAGGCCATGGCGTCGGGCTTGATGATCGCGAGGGTGAGCATCGGCTGGTCAGTACCCCAGGAGTTTGCGGACGATGTCGCCGCGCGTCAGGAAGCCGACCAGGGCTCCATCGCGCGTGACGGGAAAGCGGTCGACGTCCTTGGCGAGCATCAGCGCGGCCACGTCCGCGATGGTCTGGTCTTCCGCCAGGCACAGGACGGTGCGGTCCATCGCCTCGCGCACCGGCAGGTCGCGCGGCGAGGTGGGCGAGGCGCGCGTGGTGCGCCGCTTGACGGCCTTCATCTGGCCGGTGGACAGCTGCTGCACGGTCTGAGGCAGGAGGTGCTTGAGCAGGTGCCCGTCGGTCAGGAGGCCGAGCACTTCCCCGTTGTCCCCGGTGACGGGGAGCGCCCGGACCCCGCGGCCCAGCATCACGCGGGCCGCCTCGTTGAGGGTGGTGTCGGGGCCCACCGTCGTCACGCTCATCGTCATGAGGTCCCGCACCGTCACGTCGGCGGGCACGGGCGTCTCGCGCAAGCCGGCGAGCGCGAGCACGTCGTCCGGGGAGCGGGCCGCGTGGAGGCCGGCCAGCACCTCGTCGGAGGCGAGGGCGCGGGCGACCGCGCTCATCGCCCGCAGGTACTCCGACGCATCCCGGGTGGGGGCCACGATGAGCACCACGACCCTGGCGCAGCGGTTGGGATCGTTGGAGCGGCAGATCGGCTGCGGGGCGACGCCGATCGCCAGGGCCAGCTCCGCCGCGGCGTCGGTGCGGAAGTGCGGCAGGAAGGCGCGGCCGCCGACCATCACCACGTCCTCCGGCCACTCGCTCTGGAGGATCTCGCCCAGCCGCGCCTCGTCGGCGACGGCGCCGGCGCTGGCCAGCGCCCGCGCCAGCTGGGTCGTGGCCTCGCGCACGCTCCGGGATTCCAGCGGCACCACCACCCGCCGCCGGTCGAGGAGATCGGCGAGCCTCACAGCTTCGGCTTCACCAGCGACACCACGTCGGCGGGCCGCTTCATCACCGCGATGCCGGCCCGCTCGAACGCCGCGATCTTCTCGGTGGCCGTGCCCGAGCTGCCCGAGATGATGGCGCCGGCGTGCCCCATCCGGCGGCCCGGCGGCGCGGTCTGGCCGGCGATGAACCCCACCACCGGCTTCTTCATCTTCTGCTTCACGAACTCGGCGGCGCTCTGCTCGTCGGTGCCCCCGATCTCGCCGATCATCACGACGGCCCGGGTCGCGGGGTCCGCCTCGAACGCGTCGAGGCAGTCGATGAAGTTGGTGCCGATGATCGGGTCGCCGCCGATGCCCACGCAGGTGGTCTGGCCGAGGCCGGCGCGGGTGAGCTGGAAGACCACCTCGTAGGTCAGGGTCCCGGAGCGGGACACGACGCCCACCGGGCCGCTGGCGCAGATGTTCCCCGGGATGATGCCCACCTTGGCGGCGCCCGGCGAGATGATGCCCGGGCAGTTGGGCCCGATCAGCCGCACGCCGCGCTCGGCCAGGAACGGCCAGACCCGCGTCATGTCGAGAACCGGCACGCCTTCGCTGATGCACACCACCAGCTTGACGCCGGCGTCGGCCGCCTCGAACACGGCGTCGGCGGCGAAGCGGGCCGGCACGTAGATCACCGACGTATTGGCGCCGGTGGCCGCCACGGCCTCGGCGACGGTGTCGAAGATCGGGACCCGCTCCTCGAACTTCTGCCCGCCCTTGCCGGGCGTCACGCCCGCCACGACCGGGGTCCCGTACGCGATCATCTGCCGGGTGTGGAACGAGCCGTCGCGGCCCGTGATGCCCTGCACCAGCAGCCGGGTGCTCTTGTCGACGAAGATGCTCACGCCGCCGCCCCTCCCTTGGCCAGCTTCACCGCCTGCTCCACCGCGGCGTCCATGTCGGTGAGGGCCCGCATCCCGACGCCCTCGAGGATCTTCACCGCTTCCGCCTCGTTGGTGCCCGTCAGGCGGATCACCAGCGGGCGGTCCACCTTGAACTGCTTGGTCGCCGCCACGATGCCGTTGGCCACGTCGTCGCAGCGGGTGATGCCGCCGAAGATATTGAACAGGATCGCCTTCACGTTGGCGTCCGCCGTGATGATCTTGAGCGCGGTCACGACCTTCTCCGGGTTCGACGAGCCGCCGATGTCCAGGAAGTTGGCCGGGTCGCCGCCGTAGTACTTCACCAGGTCCATCGTCGCCATCGCGAGGCCGGCGCCGTTCACGCAGCAGCCCACGTTGCCGTCGAGCTTGATGTAGGTGAGGTTCGCCTCGCGGGCCTGGACCTCCATCGGGTTCTCCGCGGCGACGTCGCGCAGCGCCTCGATCGCCGGCCGCCGCTCCAGCTCGTTGTCGTCCACCGCGATCTTGGCGTCGAGCGCCACCACCTCGCCCTTCGGCGTCACCACCAGCGGGTTGATCTCCGCCAGCGAGGCGCCCGCGTCCACGAACGCGCGGTACAGCTTCTGGAGGATGTCCGCCGCCTGGCGCACCTGCCCCAGGTCGCGGTAGAGCCGGAACGCGAGGGCCATGGCCTGGTGCGGCAGCAGCCCGTAGCGCGCGTCCACGGTGGTCTTGAAGATCTTCTCGGGCGTCTTGGCCGCGACTTCTTCGATGTCGATGCCGCCGGCCGGGCTCACCATGAACACGGGCGAATGCGTCACGCGGTCCACGATCACGCCCACGTAGGCCTCGCTGGCGATGTCGGTCGCCGGCACCACCAGCACCTTGGTGACCGTCAGGCCCTTGATCTTCATCCCCAGGATCTGGGACGCGAAGCGCTCGGCCTGCTCGGGCGTCGCGGCGAGCTTCACCCCGCCGGCCTTCCCGCGGCCGCCCGCGTGCACCTGGGCCTTGACGACGACTTTCGGGACACCCAGCCGCTCCATCGCGCGCTTGGCCTCCGCCGCGGTCGTGGCCACGATGCCCGGCGGCACGGCGATCCCCGCGCGCGCCAGCAATTCACGGGCCTGGTACTCGTGTATGTTCATCAGTCCTCGAGCAGGATGGTGGTACCCGTTTCGCCGCGGATCGCGGCCAGTCCCTGGCTCAGCTCCGCAATGATCGCCCGGCCGCCCGTGCGGGCGAAGGCGACGGCGGCCTCGACCTTGGGGCGCATGCTCCCCGCCCCGAATTGCCCGGCCGCCTGCAGTCTTTCCGCTTCGGCGGCCGTGATGCGGCGTATCGGTGCTGCACGCGGCGTGCCGTAGTCCCGGTAGACCGCGTCGATGTCGGTGAGAATGAGCAGCAAGTCCGCTCCGAGCTCCCGCGCCAGGATGGCGGCCGTGCGGTCCTTGTCGACCACCGCGTCCACGCCCTCGGTCCGCAGCACCGGATCGCGATACACCGGCGGCCCGCCGCCCCCCGCGGCGACGACGATCGTGCCCTGCTCGACCAGCCGCCGGACGACGGGCGCCTCCACGACACCGATGGGGATCGGGCTCGCCGCGAGCCGCCGCCACCGGCCGAGCGGGTCCGCCGCCACGGGAATGTCCTGCGCCACCAGGCGCGCGCGGCGCTCGGGCGACAGGGCGTGGCCGATCGGCTTCACCGGCGCCGCGAGCGTCGGATCGTCGCGGGCGACCAGGGTCTGGGTGATGACCGTGACCACCTCGCGCGCGATCCCCGCCCGCTCCAGGGCGTTCTGCAGCGACTGCTGGATCATGTAGCCGATCCAGCCCGCGGTCTCGGCGACCAGCACGCCGAGCGGCAGGGGCTCGACGTCGTGGGCGGCCAGCTCGTTCCTCGCCAGCGAATCGCCGACCTGGGGGCCGTTGCCGTGCACCACCGCGATCCGCCACCCCTCGCGCGCCAGGTCCACGATGGGGGCGAGGCTCTCGCGCGTGTGGCGGAACTGGTTGGCGATGGTGGCGCGCTCGCCCGGCGGCGCCAGCGCGTTGCCGCCCAGGGCGACGACGAGCGTCTGTCCCGTCACGAGGCCTCCGGCAGGGAGCCGAACCTAGGGACGGCGCGCACGGTCTTCAAGGCCGCCGCGGCGTGGTGTCGATGCCCAGCGCCCGGCGCAGTGCCTGCCAGGCGCGGCCGAACCGCACCCAGTCCTCGCGGTGCGCGGCGGTATCGAGTGCCAGGAACGCCGCCCGCGCCTCGGCGATCGCGGTGCTGGCGCGAGCGTCGGCGGCGGGCCCCTCCCTGGCGGCACCGAGCGCCCGCACGGCGCTCGGTGCGTCGTCGCCGGTGCCGACGCGGCCGGCCGCGAGCACCGTGAGCGAGCGGGGCATCAGCGGTGCGTTCGCCCCGGATGCGGCGAACAGAAACTGCGCGTAGGCGACGGTTCCCGCCGCGGGAAGCAGGAGCGGCTGGCCGCGCCGCACGGCGCCCGCGGAGCCGGCCGCCTCCGCCGCGGCGCCC
Coding sequences within it:
- a CDS encoding beta-ketoacyl-ACP synthase III, whose translation is MNRPEFAFAGLGSYVPPKVLTNADFERMLETSDTWIRERTGIRERHIAGPDDTTAGMAQKASLKALEEAGLGPLDVDLLVAATATPDRLLPSTACDVQALLGARNATAFDVGAACPGWIYALVVAESMLIAGRAQRALVIGTEKLSAITDYTDRSTAVLFGDAAGAVVLTRGDGSRGILSTYLMSDGTLGDLLHRPGGGALHPPDEALLKDRSYYLKMAGREVFKAAVRAMADAASKALERAGVTGAQVDLLVPHQANIRIIEATASHAGIPMERVYVNVDRYGNTSSASIPLALDEARRCGRLQPGMITLLVTFGAGFTWGAVVLKW
- the plsX gene encoding phosphate acyltransferase PlsX, producing MIRIAIDAMGGDHAPAVPVAGAALALGELPDDVTVQLVGQQRLVERELERHAVDRDRLQVIDAPETIAMGEKPLHAIKSKRNSSIVLGIGLQKTAQSDAFISAGNTGAVMAGSTLILGLYDGFGRPAIGTTFPTSRQSVLVLDAGANVDCTAAELVGFAHLGVLYARDVMGRTNPAVGLLNIGEEEEKGSAAAKEAYGLLRASGLPFIGNVEGRHILLGRSEQGDFDVVVCDGFVGNVLLKFYESLGRLFHALAERELGAEAVAGEAMSRIWRALDYSEYGGAPLLGVRGVSIICHGRSTANAIRHAIRLAVDAAQHQLVQHMAREFAVTGPAT
- the rpmF gene encoding 50S ribosomal protein L32, with product MAVPKRRTSKSKKRMRRTHFKAQAPTLSPCPKCGEMRIPHRVCPNCGYYKGERRIEIEDE
- a CDS encoding DUF177 domain-containing protein, whose product is MLRIDLAAVREGPVAVADRIAPDDPLVAATGLALATPLAVAGRLSSAGEGRFYLQASIETVVRAECRRCLTPVDVPISESLGLVFVTEEDAADEDDCYLVPRRSAVLDLSEAVREELLLAAPQFVECREDCRGLCKRCGADLNAGPCGCSTEMDPRWEALTKLPRGE
- the ndk gene encoding nucleoside-diphosphate kinase yields the protein MLTLAIIKPDAMASGKAGKVLAHLEAAGFRIRAARLVRLAVPQAESFYAVHRERPFFRPLVTFMTSGPCLPLALERDDAVAKLREVIGATDPREAAAGTVRALYAESKERNAIHASDSPENAAREVAFFFSDLDLG
- a CDS encoding CBS domain-containing protein codes for the protein MRLADLLDRRRVVVPLESRSVREATTQLARALASAGAVADEARLGEILQSEWPEDVVMVGGRAFLPHFRTDAAAELALAIGVAPQPICRSNDPNRCARVVVLIVAPTRDASEYLRAMSAVARALASDEVLAGLHAARSPDDVLALAGLRETPVPADVTVRDLMTMSVTTVGPDTTLNEAARVMLGRGVRALPVTGDNGEVLGLLTDGHLLKHLLPQTVQQLSTGQMKAVKRRTTRASPTSPRDLPVREAMDRTVLCLAEDQTIADVAALMLAKDVDRFPVTRDGALVGFLTRGDIVRKLLGY
- the sucD gene encoding succinate--CoA ligase subunit alpha, giving the protein MSIFVDKSTRLLVQGITGRDGSFHTRQMIAYGTPVVAGVTPGKGGQKFEERVPIFDTVAEAVAATGANTSVIYVPARFAADAVFEAADAGVKLVVCISEGVPVLDMTRVWPFLAERGVRLIGPNCPGIISPGAAKVGIIPGNICASGPVGVVSRSGTLTYEVVFQLTRAGLGQTTCVGIGGDPIIGTNFIDCLDAFEADPATRAVVMIGEIGGTDEQSAAEFVKQKMKKPVVGFIAGQTAPPGRRMGHAGAIISGSSGTATEKIAAFERAGIAVMKRPADVVSLVKPKL
- the sucC gene encoding ADP-forming succinate--CoA ligase subunit beta, whose translation is MNIHEYQARELLARAGIAVPPGIVATTAAEAKRAMERLGVPKVVVKAQVHAGGRGKAGGVKLAATPEQAERFASQILGMKIKGLTVTKVLVVPATDIASEAYVGVIVDRVTHSPVFMVSPAGGIDIEEVAAKTPEKIFKTTVDARYGLLPHQAMALAFRLYRDLGQVRQAADILQKLYRAFVDAGASLAEINPLVVTPKGEVVALDAKIAVDDNELERRPAIEALRDVAAENPMEVQAREANLTYIKLDGNVGCCVNGAGLAMATMDLVKYYGGDPANFLDIGGSSNPEKVVTALKIITADANVKAILFNIFGGITRCDDVANGIVAATKQFKVDRPLVIRLTGTNEAEAVKILEGVGMRALTDMDAAVEQAVKLAKGGAAA
- a CDS encoding carbamate kinase gives rise to the protein MTGQTLVVALGGNALAPPGERATIANQFRHTRESLAPIVDLAREGWRIAVVHGNGPQVGDSLARNELAAHDVEPLPLGVLVAETAGWIGYMIQQSLQNALERAGIAREVVTVITQTLVARDDPTLAAPVKPIGHALSPERRARLVAQDIPVAADPLGRWRRLAASPIPIGVVEAPVVRRLVEQGTIVVAAGGGGPPVYRDPVLRTEGVDAVVDKDRTAAILARELGADLLLILTDIDAVYRDYGTPRAAPIRRITAAEAERLQAAGQFGAGSMRPKVEAAVAFARTGGRAIIAELSQGLAAIRGETGTTILLED